In the Streptomyces sp. 3214.6 genome, CCACGGCGCGGCGCTGTCGGACGTCATCAACATCCGCACCTACCTGACGGACATCACCAAGCTGCAGGAATACGGCGCCGTACGGCGGGAGTTCCTCACCGGGGCGCCGCCGACGAGCATGACCTTCGAGGCCTCGCGGCTGTTTCGGCCCGAGGCGCAGATCGAGATCGAGGTCGTCGCCGCCGTGCCCGCCCCGGAGTGATCCCTTCCGGGCGATACTGCAGCCCATGAAGGCAATCAAGGCAGCGAACCTCGGCGTCCTGTTCCTCATCGAACTCGGCGCCCTGGTGGCCGTCTCCTACTGGGGCTTCACCCGGGACGTGGCCGCCCCGCTCGCCTGGCTCCTCGGCCTCGGCGCCCCGGCCGTACTGATCGTGCTGTGGGCGCTGTTCGGCTCCCAGAAGGCGTCGTACAAGACACGAGGCGCGGTCCGCGTCGGCTTCGAACTGCTCTGGTTCGGGGCCGGTGTGGCCGCGCTGTTCGCGGCCGGAGCCATGGCCTGGGCGATCGCCTTCGCCGCCGTGTGCGCGGTGAGCAAGACGCTCGCCGTCATCTGGCGTCAGTAGCAGGGGAGTTCGGCGCCGGGGAGCTCGGAGCAGGGGAGTTCAGACCTCCTCGCCAAGGAGCGCCAGGAAATCCCGGAAAGCCCCCGGCATGTCCACCGACTCCGGGTCCAGCAGCCACTGGTACTGCAGACCGTCCATCACCGCGACGAGCAGCGGAGCCGTCCGTTCCGGGGTCAGCCCGTTCGGCAACCGCTCCCCGTACTCGGCCCGCAACACCGCCGCCATGCTCTCCCGTACCTGCCGATACCGCCCGGTGAAGTACGCCCGCGCCGGATGCCCCTCCGTCACGCTCTCGCCCAGCAGTGCCGAGAACGTCTGGATGATCCCGGGCCGCATCGCGTTGTACTCGACCAGCGAGGCCAGCAGATCCACCCGCCACTGCGTGGCCGGTACGGCATCCCACTGGTCGCGTTCCTGGAGCACCGCCACCAGCAGCGCGTCCTTCGTCGGGAAGTGGTGCAGCAACCCCTGCTGGGTCAGCCCGACCCGCTCGGCGACCGCCGCCAGGCTCGCTCCCCGGTAACCGCGCTCGGCGATCACCTCCAGGGCCGCCCGAACGATCTCGGCCCGCCGCTCCTCGCTCCTGGTCGTCCTGGCGCTCATGCCGTCACGGTACGGCATCCGGCCCAGAAGATATAACGACAGAATATCGAAACCTACCGTCCTACAGGTGACTCGTGCACGATGGGGCACGCAAGGAAAGCCGCGCGCAACGAGGAGGCCCCGCCATGGCGGAAACCGGAGCGGCCGTCGAGGCGGCCCTCGGCAAGCTCGACCTGGACGCCAAGGCCCGTCTGCTGTCCGGCCAGGACATGTGGTCCCTGCCCGCCCTGCCGGAGATCGGTCTGAAGTCGCTCGTCATGTCGGACGGACCGATCGGCGTCCGGGGGGTGCGCTGGACCGCCGACGACCCCTCCATCGCCCTGCCCTCCCCGACCGCCCTGGCCGCCACCTGGGACCCGGAACTCGCCCGCCGCGCCGGCACCCTGCTCGCGCAGGAGGCCCGCCGCAAGGGCGTCGACGTCCTGCTCGCCCCCACCGTCAACCTGCACCGCTCCCCGCTGGGCGGCCGGCACTTCGAGGCGTACAGCGAGGACCCGTACCTGACCGGCCGTATCGCCACCGGTTACGTGACGGGCGTGCAGGAAGGCGGCGTCGGCACCACCGTCAAGCACTTCGTCGCCAACGACGCCGAGACCGACCGCTTCACCGTGGACAACCTGGTCGGCGAGCGCGCCCTGCGCGAGCTGTATCTCGCCCCCTTCGAGGCCGTCGTCGAGAACGCCCGCCCGTGGGGCATCATGACCGCCTACAACACGGTCAACGGCACGACGATGACCGAGCACCACCGCCTCGTGAACGAGGTCCTGCGCGGCGAGTGGGGCTTCGACGGCTTCAACGTCTCCGACTGGATGGCCGCCCGCGACACGGTCGGCGCCCTGAAGGGCGGCCTCGACGTCGCCATGCCGGGCCCGCGGACCGTCTACGGCGAGGCCCTCGCCCAGGCCGTCCGCGACGGCCACGTCG is a window encoding:
- a CDS encoding RidA family protein, with the protein product MKVTLDNPADAPQPASPYYSQVARVEHADGSALLFVSGQIAEGATLAEQTRGIFEALDALLRAHGAALSDVINIRTYLTDITKLQEYGAVRREFLTGAPPTSMTFEASRLFRPEAQIEIEVVAAVPAPE
- a CDS encoding YrdB family protein — translated: MKAIKAANLGVLFLIELGALVAVSYWGFTRDVAAPLAWLLGLGAPAVLIVLWALFGSQKASYKTRGAVRVGFELLWFGAGVAALFAAGAMAWAIAFAAVCAVSKTLAVIWRQ
- a CDS encoding TetR/AcrR family transcriptional regulator, with amino-acid sequence MPYRDGMSARTTRSEERRAEIVRAALEVIAERGYRGASLAAVAERVGLTQQGLLHHFPTKDALLVAVLQERDQWDAVPATQWRVDLLASLVEYNAMRPGIIQTFSALLGESVTEGHPARAYFTGRYRQVRESMAAVLRAEYGERLPNGLTPERTAPLLVAVMDGLQYQWLLDPESVDMPGAFRDFLALLGEEV